Proteins found in one Pseudorca crassidens isolate mPseCra1 unplaced genomic scaffold, mPseCra1.hap1 Scaffold_228, whole genome shotgun sequence genomic segment:
- the LOC137218142 gene encoding melanoma-associated antigen 8-like: protein MSELRQPEADLEAPVPAQGPVEAPLLGAAGEEAASPSSSASPGAPSFSAYAEPLSREALVALMADLVGFLLLKFRTGEPTSEVEMLSTVLREHRDHFPVVLRLVCECLQLLFGVDVKVVDPRQRTYVLVPTLGLTWDAVLRAGQRTPKAGLLVPVLAVITLFGERAPEEEVWGVLGNMRVCAGRESCIYGEPRELLTKVWVQEGYLEYRQVPHSDPARYEFLWGARAYAETSKWQVLEHLLRVSSLDPRSFPSLCAGGVSDEEEGA from the coding sequence ATGAGTGAGCTCCGCCAGCCTGAGGCCGACCTTGAGGCCCCAGTCCCGGCCCAGGGTCCTGTGGAGGCGCCGCTGCTGGGGGCTGCGGGGGAGGAGGCCGCATCCCCCTCGTCCTCCGCCTCCCCTGGCGCCCCCTCCTTCTCCGCCTATGCCGAGCCCTTGTCCCGCGAGGCACTTGTTGCGCTGATGGCTGACCTGGTGGGGTTCCTGCTCCTCAAGTTTCGTACCGGGGAGCCGACCTCCGAGGTGGAGATGCTGAGTACGGTCCTCCGGGAGCATCGGGACCACTTCCCCGTGGTCCTCCGCCTCGTTTGCGAGTGCCTGCAGCTGCTGTTTGGCGTGGACGTGAAGGTGGTGGACCCCCGCCAGCGCACCTACGTCCTGGTCCCCACCCTGGGCCTCACCTGGGATGCAGTGCTGAGGGCCGGGCAGCGCACGCCCAAGGCCGGCCTCCTGGTGCCGGTCCTGGCCGTGATCACCCTGTTCGGTGAACGCGCCCCTGAGGAGGAGGTGTGGGGAGTGCTCGGCAACATGCGGGTGTGTGCCGGGAGGGAGTCCTGCATCTATGGGGAGCCCAGGGAGCTGCTCACCAAAGTGTGGGTGCAGGAGGGCTACCTGGAGTACCGGCAGGTGCCCCACAGCGACCCTGCCCGCTACGAGTTCCTGTGGGGTGCCCGGGCCTACGCGGAGACCAGCAAGTGGCAGGTCCTGGAGCATCTGCTCAGGGTCAGTAGCTTGGATCCCAGGTCCTTCCCATCCCTGTGTGCAGGGGGTGTGAGCGACGAGGAAGAGGGAGCCTGA